aaaaacaaaaattttCCTCAATGTTTTCTTTGACATTGGGagtcaaagaaaagaaaaatagtaGCATGAATAACATTTACCTTTCCTGTGCTCTTGTGACATGTTCTGGTTGTTGGATTCCTAAAGATTCTACACTAATTGGTTGCTATATTTTCTGTGCAGGCATTGACTGGGCTCCGCAGAGTGATCGCATTGTAACTTGTGGCGCTGATCGTAATGCTTACGTGTGGAGTCAGAAAGATGGTGTGTGGAAGCCAACGTTGGTCATTCTAAGAATTAACCGCGCTGCGACGTTTGTGAAGTGGTCTCCTCAGGAAAATAAGTTTGCTGTAGGTAGTGGTGCTCGGCTGATCTCAGTGTGCTACTTTGAAGGAGAAAATGATTGGTAAGTGAGTATTTGGTAAAATCAAGACTGCAAGCAATGTTGGGTGCCTTCCAAAATAGAATTAGGTATTTCAGCCATTGGCACTGTTTTGTTACTGGCCTGGTATGTCAACATTTTTCAGTTGTTTATGATCCCTTTCCTGTAGTCAGATACATAATAGCCATAGGAACATTGCTTTTATTGTAAAATTATTTGGGATTGTTGGTTAATGAGACGTATCAACACAAGTAAACTCTTGAGAACAGAAGCAGTATAGTTTTGAAAACATGGATTGAGATTATGCCCGTAATCCTGACTTTTTGTTCATTTCGACTGAATCCGCATCAAGCATTTACTGATTCATAGTATTAGAATATACAGACATTTTATTTTCAAACCTTGTTCTGCATTCCTCAAAGGGACTGTTAAACATAATAATAGATGGGAGGAAATTGGATCACAGTCTTTTTCTATGTACTAGCAATTATGGGCAAGCTACGGTGTGCACATTcagtacatttattcaggtcaTGTTCTTCAGAACAAATGTATTTTTAGCTGTGAAGTTGCTTTTAGTTTTTTGATTTGTGCAGGTTGATTTTAACCTCAGGCTACTTAGAACGATGACATTCCAAACTGTCTAAATAGTAATGTTTCTTTAGCAGAATGCACACTTTTTATTCAACAACTGGGGGAAAAATAGACACTAAATTTATagggggaattggatagataGATCTTGTTGTTAATATGTGTTATTTTATGATTTTTCTTCCCAGTCATTGTTCTGACCTCCCCTCCTCAtctcctgaaagtgttgactAATTGCTTGGCTAGTTTCATAGGTACTAGGTGCCCTCCAGTGCTCCatctaagtgaccattcttcatgaatAAACTTAAATAGTGAGTGTCAGCTGGTTATTTGACCACtatgcatcacagctgagcctcatCGTCATTCACAAAACTGCACCTTCCAGCAGGAACTGATTGATTGAGATCCAGTGCAagaatcctggccaatttttgCCCCTCCCCCGCCAATCCACGGGCACTGTGGACAATTGAAGCACTCCTAGTAGCACtctgctaactcggcacagactgaggatcaaagatgggaccttcctggtctatacaGCTTAGCTGCTCATTGCCTTAACCAGCTAAGACACCCAGGGAAGTTTTGATCAAAATTTACCTAAtacttgtatttaatttttattggAACCATAGGGAAATACAGGAATGGAAAAGATGGTGCAGTCCAACTGGCTGATCCCAAAAGTGAATACTTCTCAATCGTCCATTCCCttaaatatctatccaattcccccATAAATGTTTCCACACTTATCTTCCTCCTTGGGCAGTCCATGTTCCCTCTTCTAAGCTTAAGCCTATGTCCCCAGTTCTGGAGTTGTGGTAGTCTCGAGCATATTATCAGGATTCGATTTCTCTATTCCCTTGAGAATATTGAATACTTGAATAATAACTTGCCTTCTCCATAGTATCCCAAGCTCTTCAACCTTTACTCATGGCTCCAATGTCTTAAAGTATCGCAAGGTATCGGCCTCTGTGCTGCTTCCAAATCCTGGATATCCTTGCTTCTGGAATGATACAGTTTTCCAGGTGTAGCCATTGCAGTGCCTTGTACAGAGTTGTTATTACCTCCTGCTTTTTGCGCCAAAATTTGGTTAGCTTTCCTTATTGCTGCcgaacactgctctattgatTTCAGTGAGCTGTCCATTAATGCTCTCAGATCCTATGTTCTTTTCTGTAGTTTAGAGGCATTTAGTTTCTACCtgcactgtttatttcccttctCTCGCCTCATTACCTGACATTTGCCTTTGTTAATTGCCATTTGCCAGTCATCAGCCCATCTTCTCAACCTATACAAATCCCTCTGTATGTTTCATCTGTTCAGCTATTGTTTGATCCCCCCCTCCTCAAATTTGACGtcatctgcaaacagcagtttttTCCTGCTGATTTTTGCATCAACACTTCCTTTCAGTTCACTTGCAGCATGTAAAATCACAATGCTGCCCTGTATTGCAATGGGATGCAGGTTTATGTCCTGCAGTTATTCACACAattgaatttttttcacccaagcAGTCGAAGGGAGATGATGAGCTCCGACTGCAATGTTTTCCTTCttgagggagggaagaaaaattACAGTTAAGTTAACCTAAGGGGCTCTTGTATACCTTGTGTCCACCTCTTGGGTAGCATTGGCTGAGGCCTGGGAACTGCACTCCAAAACAGTGAAGGGAAGGGGTTGCGAAACAAGGAGGGAAAGATTTTTGAACCAAATGAATAGAAGTTTCAAGATCAACAATTTCATTTTAGGTGAAATTCATATTCTGCATCTGTTATGCTTTAACATAATTAGCTGTAGTTCTTTGTTCTAGGTGGGTGAGTAAACACATCAAGAAGCCAATTCGTTCGACTATCCTTAGCCTTGACTGGCATCCCAATAATGTCTTACTGGCAGCAGGCTCGTGTGACTTCAAATGCAGGTAAGAGACACTGCAGTTtccgttggagattttaaaataatttacggTTGCTAGGATCTGGGCATATATACCGTATCCAAATTAATATCATACACCTTCCTCTCTGTGTCCAAGAAAAAGATATTTTCTTAGAAAAACTGTACATTGATTTTGGAATTTCAATGTGGATTAGGTGGTAATCCAATTTAAAGATTCAGACTATGTCCTAAACTCCTGGAGTGAAGCTTAGGTAGTTTATCGTAGTCATACAAATTTTGGTGTAGAAGAAAAAGTTCAATCAGGTGCAGGAAACTTGGTCAGTTATCCCCTCCCTAATCCATGGGTGCTAAGGATGATTGTGGTAATTGTAACATCACTCTAGCTCTTGCCTGTGCTGCAGGTAGCTCTCTCCAGAGCCATTTACTATAATCCCATTTCAGTTCCCTTTCCCTGTATGTTAATATCTGTCTTCCAAGTGTCTATCTACTTTCCTCTTAAATATTATAATTGACTCTGTTTCAGTAGCCACTTTTGGTAAAATATTTTTCACTCTTTTTAGGTAAAGAATATCTTTCTGATCTCCCCATTTGTTCCCAGTATTAATCCCATTTATACCCCCTTGGTACCAATTCATCACAGTAGAAATAATCTTCCACTATTCACTCTCTCAAacgccttcataatttttaatacTTCTATTAGATCCCCTGAAgattctctgctccagtgaatacAGCCTTAGTCATCAAACTATATTATCTCATTCTTTTTACAATCTCAGTGAATCTACATAACAATTTTTATATGGCCCCGATATCCTTTCTCTAGGGTGACCAAACTGTGGCATAACCAGCATCTTCTACAAATTCATCACTTCTATGGTATTCCATGCTGCTATGTATAAAACCAAGAATCCGATTTGCTCTTTGTTTCTTTCCATCTGTGATGCTGTTTTCAAAAATGTAATACTGCACCCATAGATCTCTCGCTTCCTTCACTCCACTGAGAATTTTACGGTTTAATATATATTTCCATTCTTTGATATTTTCCTAAAAcgtacttcacatttatctacatttaaTTCCATTTTCCACATATTTGCCCACTACCTATGGCTTCATGTAATCTCCTACATTCTGCCCCAGAAGAAAAATATGTGAACTCTGAAGTTGAATTACTGATCTAAACTCTTTGTTTTACGTGGTTTTCTTACTATATTGTATATTTGCTGCGCGCTGTTTCCAATGTTTGAAGATTAAAGAAGTCACAAAGGATGCTTTCAATCTTATCACAAAGATCTAAAATGTAGTGCATCACTTGACAATTTCCTGTAATATTATTTGAAAGTAGATTGAAAAAATATTATACTTCACTGCTAATTCAGCAAAGAATTTAATGAACCAAATATCTTATGATAAGGACTCTAAAAGACGACTTGTGATCAGTAATTGAATTGTTGATTTTATGATTTGTATTATTCTATGTCACAGTGACGGATATAAGGAGATTTTGCATTCATTAATTCATGAGAGAAAAATCTACTGTATTCCTTATAAATCAATCAGCAAAAATGAATTCAAGACAGATGAACAAATCTCACGATTAAGACGATGTAAACCACTTTAGATGCACTGTGATACTTTATCATTTCCATGTGTTTGATGGCATAACAGCATCATTTAGTGGTTCATTTAATGGTGGATGATGGGGGCCCCTCTATGACCATATATGACTGATAATAGAGCAGTGTTAATTAATTCATTAGTTAGACATTGTCAGAGCGTTTACAGTCTGCAATGGAATGGCAAGACTAATTTGGCCCCAACATTCCTCAGTGAGTTACTAATATCTTTAGTGGCATTGAAGTGCAGTGTCAAGCAGAGAGTAGGTACTTTACCCGCAATGAGTAAAGGAGAATTGGATGGCATGCACTTGGATCTGGTCATTTGGTTCCTCAAAAGCAAGGGTGACCAGGATTTTGTCTTCATGGAGCACGTGTGCGTGCCATGGAACCCAGGGGGCCAAATACAAAGTTTTAAGTCCATGTTCACATTAATTTGCAAATATCAAGTTGCTGCTTTAACAGATCTTCACGTTCTGATTTACTATTCATTAACGAGGTGTCAGTGCTAAGAAAAGCTCttcccaaacctccaggcccacaaaattcaaacaaggCAAGCCGTCGATTAAGAAATATAAGCGCTAATATGATTGTGTTGCCTGGGCTTCAAGGACTGGATTGCCAGTGCTTGGAGGCTACAGGTTGGACACCCCTGCTCTATTGCAAAAGACTGCTCGCATCATTAGGATACAACACAGATACTGTAGTGTATATTTGATCATATTACATGGGCAATGAACATATACAttcaataaaaaatattctgagCTGAAACCTCATTCAGTTTGGTGCCATTTTGAACAATCTCAACATAGTTCTTGGTAGGTATGTATCCAAAGCCCAGAGCTGCCCAGAAACTTGCAATAAATTGGTAGTTACTCAGAGACCATAAAGATGACagttttctatttcccacacaaTCACATTTAAACAGAGGTGCTACTTTTGAAATTTAAATGTCAAAATTGTAGAATTTTGTAACTAATTACTAAAATTAGTCCATACTATCCCAACTTGCGAACACTTTCGGTTATCATAAGCAAATGAGAGCTACAAGTAAATACTAAAATTAATTGTATTTTGTTTTTcttaatttttgtttttaatagaGATTTTTAGTAAAATTAGAATTGGGAAACTTCAAACTGTCCAGATGGAAAATGCCTTTAAACTTAAAGCAGCACAAGTAGATCTCTCAAGGTGTTTCCCATGGAAAGTCAGGGCAAAGCAAATTTCTGTCGGTGATTTAGTGATGGTATTGATATGAGCATCTGGAGCTTATAAAGCTTGATTTAGTGGTAGAAGTGTGCAGCTGCAGGTGTGACTGTGTGTCAGCTTTATCATGGGGGAAATCCTACTGAGAAGCCACGTGGACGCATGACAGAGCGGTGATGCCCAAATAAAGACTGCACAACATTTTTGCAAATTTAATACATTATCAGTTATATCATTATCCTTGATGCTTTATCCTCGTTGCTCTTCTGACCTTAAGAGGAGTATTACCTTTAAAGGGGTTAAGTAATAGTgacaaaaaatgtttaaaagaaagTGGTTGGAATTAAACTTGGGGTTTCTTATATACTACCCCCTCTATTATCCAGGCATTTTGCTTTCAGTTGCCCCTATGTGGGTTCTGAGGCCTTTTGTCAGTGGAAGACTTTAGCAGGTAAAGTTAGCAATACAAGGAAACTAAAATTGAAAACCTTTACAGTCACAATTAATACATCCACTTCACTTCAATCTAAATTCTGCCTGTTGACCTAATAATAGAAAGGCTAAGTTGTAAAACAGTAAAATGCTCACATAGTAATAGCACATTACCTCAGTGACACTTTTGTCTTACACCAAATATTTTGTGATATATCAATGGCTTTGTGGTGCCATGTTATCTTTTATTTAACCATGCAGAATAATGAACTCTGCTTCAGCATATGCTTCTGACAATTCAATTTCTATTTTCTTTAGAGTTTTTTCTGCTTACATCAAAGAAGTAGACACAAAGCCTTCTGCCACACCCTGGGGTTCCAAAATGCCTTTCGGACAGGTGATGGCAGAGTTTGGGGGTGCCGGTTGTGGTGGTTGGGTccacagtgtttctttctctgccACAGGAAACCGCCTGGCATGGGTGAGCCACGACAGCACTGTATCTGTTGTTGACTCTAGTAAAAATATGACGTAAGTACCGTTCCTTCTCTTATATTCAGGTGAAAGGAGGATCGTGCTAGCCTccaataaatttaattttaaaaacattaaagGGAAGCCTAAGGATAGGTTTTTAAAACGCCATTTGTTAAATCAAAGCGTATTTGAATCTCAGCTTTTCTGATGCTCTTTATTTCAAACTTGCATAGCAATTTTGTGATATATTGACGCTTGGGAATATCTTCTACAGCCATTGTATCATGAAATGTTCATCTTTGGCATCCTTAGTAGTGACATTTTATTATTGGCACTGAAAGCTCCCATTTTCACCAGTAAATTGAGATTAGATTAAGTGTGTTGATTTTGTGTTGTATTAACATGCTTCTCTAGCTCTAACACATCTGTCAAAAAGAATGAATGGGCATTCAAATTTGGTGTTTTACATTAGTCGATCACAAATCTGCTATTAAGCAGTTATGAAGAGACAGTATGTTTGTGTTTGTACAAAGTCAATTCACATCAATTGCACCATGCACTTTGAACACAAACAAATGTAAAATGTTGGGATTTGTTTTGAATTTACACAATGCTTTCTCATGGAATGCATGTTCACACCACATGGTGTCAGTGTGACACCATGTAAAACTGCACATCCTTAAAGTGGGAGGAAAATGTAGTGAATAGTTTTGTTCAAAGCACTCCATTCTTATAGAAGAATGTTATACTGTTGCCagatattaatttttaaaagcaaTATTATCTTTGTCATGTAGACCCTTGAGTAGGCTCTTCCTCCCTACTAGGCTGCTTCTATGATGCCTATTGTGGGTAACCACCCATAAGTCCAAGAGTTGCTCCATTGCAAACTGCAGTGGCTGCAACTTCAGGCCAGACTGAGGGATGCTTTGGAAAATCTTGCTGCAGGCTGGGAAATTGACATCCCCAGTCATTTAGCATTGATTCTAGGGCCTGGCTGTCTTAAGTCTACATTTTCATGGCCCCCACTGTTTGCAATGGAGCTGCTCTGAAACACTCCCTGTAATTGACATCACTGGAGCGGTTGGGCAGGGAGGGAGATCCTACTCTATGGTCTCCATGGTACAATGGTGGTGATAAAATTGACTCTTTGTTTTTAAGTCACAGTATTTTCCAGGAATATAACTTTCTTCAATAACAAAGAAGGAGCACTTTGAATAAAAGATACTCTTTCTACACCTTGGCTCCCTGTATGCTATGGTAGTGCTTGTTATGAACACAAAGAATGACATTGGTAGTTTCTGTGTACATGGCTGGTAGCAAAAGTTTAGTTCAACGGGGAAGTGTAAGTAATGGCAATTGACTGCTGCATAGGTCTGTTAGTCTTTCTGCCCAGGGTACCAGGGTAGTACTAAATCATATTGTCCAGAAGGTGCCTGGTATGATTCCCAGATTGTGCTGAGGCAGTAGTTGGGGTTCCTACAATTGTCTTCAGTACCCCTTGGCTAgagagggggaaaatcagccgaggcttctgctcctgattgctatcaagTGGTCTCTACTGGAAAGTAGTGTGAATATCTGGGGAAAAAACAGAATGGAACTTTTGTGATGCCTTCCACTGTTGAACAGTCTACTAGTACTTGCTGTGTAGCTGCACTCGTGAAGAATAATCACTTGGCTAAGGTATCAGAGGGCTGCTGGTGCCCACAGATTTACATCACAATAAGAgcctgcaccttcaggagaggatggtgGAAATTGGGCTAACAAGGTTTGACTATTGTATAGGTCTGTGGTTAATAGTAGTGGCTAAGGATGTTAAAAAGATAAGTGGTTAGAATTAAAGTGTAATCTTTCTTTCTAGGGTTTCTCAAACGAAGACCGAATTTCTCCCTCTGTTGAGTGTGATTTTTGTCTCTGAGAATAGCATAGTGGCAGCAGTGAGTACAACTTGGTTTCATGTTACAAAAGTCTATTAGATCGACTCAAGCTTCTGTATTGTATAGTCCACACTTGCTATTAAAAGTCTTGAATATAGTTCTGCTTGAGTATTTGCCACTATGCGGCATAATGCCGCTCACTGGACCCTCATTCGTACTTTGATATTCCAAAACCAATCTGACCAGGATAAATCAAAGAAAAATCAGATCCTTAGAGATATACAGCTCATCACCGAGCCCTGGAttagggagagggggaaaagtcAGCCCTGTGTGCTGTTCAGTGGCCTCTGCTAGGAAACGTGCATATCAGgtgggacaggattgggcttggctatgatgccgTCCACGGACAATGAGTCTGCTGACAGTTGGTGTCTAGGCTTCCACGTGACTAGTGGCAACCAGAGGGCTGCAGGAACGTGTGGTACCATACCCCAGTAGGGGTGAAAGCCTTCAGGACTGAAGGTGAGGAAACAGGGAGGGGAAAAAGATGAAGCACTCTGACCCCACTAGAAGTATTGCTTCCTAATGCTCTGTTTAAAAGAACTGTGTTAAAACCTGATCGCTACATTAGAGGTTAAGTGTGTAATAGGTTAGTaatgctattttttttttattatgacTCCACAAAATAAATACATACTTGCTGTACACAGATTCGAAGTAGATTTGTATGGAAGTATGGAGGATCTGGTTTTGGACTCTAAAATTGTGCACGCTTATCAATATTTATCCATGAATAAGCATTACATTGGATAGTCCGTTTCTACAGCTTTCTCTGTATCTGCAGGGCCATGACTGCTGTCCGATGCTGTTCATGTATGATGATCGTGGTTCTTTGACCTACATCTCCAAGCTAGACATTCCAAAGCAGAGCATTCAGCGCAACATGTCTGCCATGCAGCGCTTCCACAATCTGGATAGAAGGGCAACTACGGAGGATCGAAATACCACACTTGAGACCCTCCACCAGAACAGCATCACGTAAGTGTAAGACAGTCGAGGCCAGCAGGTTTTCAGCCAAACTAGTTCAGGCCTGTTGCCATATAGCATTTGATTAGGTTTGTTTGTTGATATCCCTTGTTAAAATTCATCTAATTGGAGTGTTCAGGTGTTTTGTGGATTAAGGATGCTTGATCTCTAAACCTACAGTTGATGAGTTCATGTGCTTAGCTGCTTGTCGCTCAGATTTCCCCCCACCTCAGTCATGTTGAGTTTCACCTGTTCCCAGTACCACTCCAGTTCACAGGAGCCCATGAGAGGGCAGCAAGCAAAATACTTTATCATTCTCACTCATCTACAAGTGGAGCTGGTACCTGGTAATCATGAGTGGCATTGGTATTACTCGTTTTAAAATGTTACTTAAACCCCTTTATCTGTCAGCTGATGGGGGTGATGGGTTTTGTGGGGGGAAGACAGGAGGGGAAATGACTGAAATTTGAGGGGGCAGGTAATACTACAAAAAAAGTGATTTGGTAACGTAATTCTGTTTAAGGGCATCAGAGCTGGCGATTATTTCATATTTAAATCTTTGAATCATTTCAAAATATGCTTGTAAATATTGTGAATGTAGAACCATATAGCACATGTGTTCATGGTTTCAAATCTATTACAATTTTTTAAGTTTATCAAAAAAATGAAACTGGAGAACCCTTGAAAGTTAGCAAGATTAATGACTTCGGTAATGGATAACCAAATCCGAGCTGCAGGAAGGTTGAGTGCTCAGCTTGTATGGTTTTCACCTCTGTGTATTCCAGGATAAGTTTATATGTTGCTACCAATACTCTGGAATACACCCAACAATATAAATGGGGCGGATTCCAAGTGCCAGCAGGCAAGGCAAATAATCCAAAAGAAGCAGTTCTGTACAGTGTAAAGATGGTATCCAAAGTCATAATGTACACTTTGGAATTAGCCAACGGCTCTTGAGATTTTGTAACCAAATTATATTTTTCCTTGAGGAACTGGGTGGGAGTGGTCCTTGGAGCAGAACTGGATAGGCAGGAATGTATTGGATGAAGCTACAGTCCCTTCCTATTAAAGAATGAATGTTTTTCTAACTACGATTAGATTGTGGGTTTTGTTGCTCTTAAAATTTTAGCTAGTTTAAATTGAAGTCTTTACAGATTTAGACAAGCTGTATTAGCCCATTTATCAGCCACTGGAATGTAGAATAAATTCTATCTATAATCTAATAGTACATACATCTAATGTATGTATGTCTTTGAAATATGTAGAGTGATTGATGCAAGAGGTCCTTTCCAGAAGCAATCAGTTGGGAGATCTGGATCCTCAAGGCTgacacaacataggaacaggagtaggccattcagcccctcgtgcctgctccgccatttgataagatagaatcatagaagtttacaacatggaaacaggcccttcggcccaacatgtccatgtcgcccagtttataccactaagctagtcccagttgcctgcacttggcccatatccctcgatacccatcttccccatgtaactgtccaaatgctttttaaaagacaaaattgtacccgcctctactactgcctctggcagctcgttccagacactcaccaccctttgagtgaaaaaattgcccctctggacccttttgtatctctcccctctcaccttaaatctatgccccctcattatagactcccctatctttgggaaaagattttgactatctaccttatctatgcccctcatcattttatagacttctataagatcacccctaaacctcctactctccagggaaaaaagtctcagtctatccaacctctccctataagtcaaaccatcaagtcccggtagcatcctagtaaatcttttctgcactctttctagtttaataatatcctttctataatagggtgaccagaactgtacacagtattccaagtgtggccgtactaatgtcttgtacaacttcaacaagacatcccaactcctgtattcaatgttctgaccaatgaaaccaagcatgctgaatgccttcttcaccaccctatccacctgtgactccactttcaaggagctatgaatctgtactcccagatctctttgttctataactctccccaacgccctaccattaacggagtaggtcctggcccgattcgatctaccaaaatgcatcacctcacatttatctaaattaaactccatctgccattcatcggcccactggcccaatttatcaagatcccgttgcaatcctagataaccttcttcactgtccacaatgccaccaatcttggtgtcatctgcaaacttactaaccatgcctcctaaattctcatccaaatcattaatataaataacaaataacagcggacccagcaccgatccctgaggcacaccgctggtcacaggcctccaatttgaaaaacaaccctctacaaccaccctctgtcttctgtcgtcaatctaattttgtatccaattggctacctcaccttggatcccgtgagatctaaccttatgtaacaacctaccatgcagtaccttgtcaaaggctttgctaaagtccatgtagaccacgtctaccttcttggttaccccttcaaaaaactcaatcaaatttgtgagacatgattttcctctcacaaaaccatgctgactgttcctaatcagtccctgcctctccaaatgcccgtagatcctgtctctcagaataccctctaacaacttacccactacagatgtcaggctcaccggtctgtagttcccaggcttttgcctgccgcccttcttaaacaaaggcacaacatttgctaccctccaatcttcaggcacctcacctgtagctgtcgatgattgaaatatctctgctaggggacccgcaatttcctccctaacctcccataacgtcctgggatacatttcatcaggtcccggagatttatctaccttgatgcgcgttaagacttccagcacctc
Above is a window of Heptranchias perlo isolate sHepPer1 chromosome 22, sHepPer1.hap1, whole genome shotgun sequence DNA encoding:
- the LOC137340447 gene encoding actin-related protein 2/3 complex subunit 1A; protein product: MSRHQFLVEPITCHAWNRDRTQIALSPNNHEVHIYKKSGNQWIKNHELKEHNGRITGIDWAPQSDRIVTCGADRNAYVWSQKDGVWKPTLVILRINRAATFVKWSPQENKFAVGSGARLISVCYFEGENDWWVSKHIKKPIRSTILSLDWHPNNVLLAAGSCDFKCRVFSAYIKEVDTKPSATPWGSKMPFGQVMAEFGGAGCGGWVHSVSFSATGNRLAWVSHDSTVSVVDSSKNMTVSQTKTEFLPLLSVIFVSENSIVAAGHDCCPMLFMYDDRGSLTYISKLDIPKQSIQRNMSAMQRFHNLDRRATTEDRNTTLETLHQNSITQVSVYEGDKRDCRKFCTTGIDGAMTIWDLKTLESSIQGLRIM